A region of Larimichthys crocea isolate SSNF chromosome X, L_crocea_2.0, whole genome shotgun sequence DNA encodes the following proteins:
- the zgc:195282 gene encoding cysteine-rich protein 1 has protein sequence MVGYCPICGKPVYFGEKKRSLGRDYHPLCLKCDQCNRQLTAGQHAEHDEKPYCSHCYLKKFAPRGNR, from the exons ATGGTAGGCTACTGTCCAATCTGTGGGAAGCCCGTTTACTTTG GTGAAAAGAAGAGGTCTTTAGGGAGGGACTACCACCCTCTGTGTCTGAAGTGTGATCAATGCAACAGACAGCTCACAGCTGGACAACATGCTGAG CATGATGAGAAGCCATACTGTTCACACTGCTACCTGAAGAAGTTTGCTCCAAGAG GTAACAGGTGA
- the pi4k2b gene encoding phosphatidylinositol 4-kinase type 2-beta, with the protein MMSECDPTETETSEPTLDTGATAVPSECNFHSSDPPKVLFDKNRLGLGLGLNPGVAVRISDSCESVLTELETDGSGEEALLLPCLAGSSASPRGVREKRCRRSRHSSSSDKDTLASPGINSGDFNHFPDDPEFGDIIQRAEQAIENGVFPERISQGSSGSYFVKDPKGKIIGVFKPKSEEPYGHLNPKWTKYFHKLCCPCCFGRGCLLPNQGYLSEAAASLVDTKLGLGVVPRTKVVYLASETFHYSAIDRAKSRGKKYALEKVPKVGRRFHRVGLPPKVGSFQLFVEGYREADYWLRRFEAEPLPENIRKQLQSQFERLVVLDYVIRNTDRGNDNWLIKYEKPGEGGEGDEVKDADWSESSSDSCIKIAAIDNGLAFPFKHPDEWRAYPFHWAWLPQAKVAFSQETRDLVLSRLSDMNFVQDLCEDLYEMFKTDKGFDKTMFERQMSVMRGQVLNLTQALKDGKSPIQLVQMPRVVVERSRSGGQGRVVTLGNAFTQTFHCKRPFFSSW; encoded by the exons ATGATGTCAGAATGCGACccgacagagacagagaccagcGAGCCGACGCTGGACACCGGAGCCACCGCGGTGCCTTCGGAGTGTAACTTTCACTCCTCGGACCCTCCAAAGGTATTATTTGACAAAAACCGATTAGGTCTGGGGCTTGGACTGAACCCTGGAGTTGCTGTTCGTATTTCGGACTCTTGTGAAAGCGTCTTGACCGAACTGGAGACCGACGGCTCCGGCGAAGAGGCGCTGTTGTTGCCGTGCTTAGCAGGAAGCTCGGCGTCACCGCGGGGCGTGCGGGAGAAGCGGTGCAGGCGGAGCAGACACAGCTCGTCGTCGGATAAAGACACCTTGGCTTCCCCAG GTATCAACAGTGGGGACTTCAACCATTTCCCTGATGATCCTGAGTTTGGGGATATTATCCAAAGGGCGGAACAGGCTATCGAGAACGGTGTCTTTCCAGAGAGGATTTCCCAGGGTTCCAGTGGGAGCTACTTCGTCAAAGACCCAAAAGGG AAAATCATTGGTGTTTTCAAACCAAAGTCAGAGGAACCTTACGGTCACCTGAACCCCAAATGGACCAAATATTTTCACAAG CTGTGCTGTCCATGTTGTTTCGGCCGAGGCTGCTTGTTGCCTAACCAGGGTTACCTCTCGGAGGCTGCTGCTTCACTGGTTGATACCAAACTCGGTCTGGGAGTGGTGCCGAGAACAAAG gTGGTGTATCTGGCTAGTGAGACATTCCACTACAGTGCTATTGATAGAGCTAAATCAAGGGGGAAGAAGTATGCCTTAGAGAAAGTCCCCAAGGTCGGACGACGCTTCCACAGAGTTGGCCTGCCACCTAAG GTGGGCtcatttcagctgtttgtgGAGGGTTACCGTGAAGCGGACTACTGGCTGCGGCGCTTTGAGGCAGAACCTCTGCCAGAGAACATCAGGAAGCAGCTGCAGTCCCAGTTTGAGCGGCTGGTGGTGTTGGACTATGTCATTAGAAACACAG ACCGAGGGAATGACAACTGGTTAATCAAGTATGAGAAGCCAGGAGAAGGAGGCGAAGGAGACGAAGTGAAG GATGCAGATTGGTCCGAGAGCAGTTCAGACTCCTGCATTAAGATTGCAGCAATCGACAACGGCCTGGCCTTCCCCTTTAAACACCCGGACGAATGGAGAGCCT ACCCGTTCCACTGGGCATGGCTCCCCCAGGCTAAGGTGGCCTTTTCGCAGGAGACCAGAGACCTGGTTCTGTCCCGCCTCTCTGACATGAACTTTGTCCAGGACCTCTGTGAGGACCTCTATGAGATGTTCAAG acagaTAAAGGTTTTGACAAAACCATGTTTGAGAGACAGATGTCTGTTATGAGGGGACAG GTGTTGAACCTGACTCAGGCACTGAAGGACGGGAAGAGCCCCATCCAGCTGGTGCAGATGCCCCGGGTGGTAGTAGAGCGTAGCCGCTCAGGCGGCCAGGGACGTGTGGTCACACTCGGCAACGCCTTCACACAAACCTTCCACTGCAAGCGcccctttttctcctcttggTAG
- the htra3a gene encoding serine protease HTRA3 isoform X3 — protein sequence MQLLLFAAAFLFTHDLTGAVRSDKCASRCDVSSCPSPRCPGGYVPDRCNCCLVCSPQEGDPCGRKNDLPCGDGLECKLLAVGRRRGSKGVCRCKMEHQVCGSDGKMYENVCKMTAASRKAQQKGRPGVSQAHKGPCSPSDAGLSLVRPGSPRYKFNFIADVVEKIAPAVVHIELFVRHHLFGHVRLSSGSGFIVTHSGMIVTNAHVVTTSYMAAGRPQLRVQLHDGDAYEAVIRDVDRKADIATIKVNPQQKKLPVLSLGRSADLRPGEFVVAIGSPFALQNTVTTGIVSTAQRDGKELGIKDSDMDYIQTDAIINYGNSGGPLVNLDGDVIGINTLKVTAGISFAIPSDRISRFLTESQAKHSKEKARLQKKLTEEPQSDAELSEGKRRFLGIRMITVTKTLVADLKRQNPEFPDVSSGVLVQQVIQDSAAQNGGIKEGDVIVKLNGQPVQTTADIHKVLRRDQPLLLEIRRGNDDLLFNINPQVIAH from the exons ATGCAGCTGCTTTTATTCGCCGCGGCGTTTCTCTTTACGCACGACCTCACCGGAGCTGTGCGCTCTGACAAGTGCGCCTCCCGGTGCGATGTGAGCTCGTGTCCGAGCCCCAGGTGCCCTGGCGGGTACGTCCCGGACAGATGTAACTGCTGCCTGGTGTGTTCACCGCAGGAGGGAGACCCCTGTGGCCGTAAAAACGACCTGCCCTGCGGGGATGGCCTGGAGTGCAAGCTGCTCGCCGTGGGAAGGCGGCGAGGCTCCAAGGGGGTCTGCCGGTGTAAGATGGAGCATCAAGTGTGTGGAAGCGACGGGAAAATGTACGAGAACGTGTGTAAGATGACAGCAGCCAGCCGCAAAGCTCAACAGAAGGGGAGACCAGGAGTTAGCCAAGCGCACAAAGGACCCTGTTCACCTTCAGACGCAG GTCTTTCCCTGGTCCGTCCCGGCAGCCCTCGCTATAAGTTCAACTTCATTGCTGACGTGGTGGAGAAAATAGCACCTGCTGTTGTCCACATTGAACTATTCGTAAG acatcatctgTTTGGTCACGTTCGTCTCTCCAGTGGCTCTGGTTTTATTGTGACCCACTCAGGTATGATTGTGACCAATGCTCACGTGGTAACCACAAGTTACATGGCAGCAGGGAGGCCCCAGCTGCGCGTGCAGCTCCACGACGGCGACGCGTACGAGGCCGTGATCAGAGATGTAGACAGGAAGGCAGACATCGCCACAATCAAGGTCAATCCTCAG CAGAAGAAGCTTCCTGTGCTGTCTCTGGGCCGTTCTGCTGATCTAAGACCAGGGGAGTTTGTGGTTGCTATTGGCAGTCCTTTCGCCCTGCAGAACACTGTCACCACCGGCATCGTCAGCACTGCTCAGAGAGACGGAAAGGAGTTGGGCATCAAGGACTCAGACATGGACTACATCCAGACTGATGCTATTATTAAC TATGGAAATTCTGGAGGACCTCTTGTTAACTTG GATGGCGACGTGATAGGCATCAACACTCTGAAAGTGACAGCAGGCATCTCCTTCGCCATACCCTCAGACAGAATCAGCCGCTTCCTCACAGAGTCACAGGCCAAACACAGCAAAG AAAAGGCAagactgcaaaaaaaacttACAGAGGAACCACAGTCTGATGCAG agTTGTCTGAAGGAAAGAGACGTTTTTTAGGCATCAGGATGATCACTGTCACCAAAAC ACTCGTAGCAGACTTGAAACGTCAGAATCCAGAATTTCCTGACGTCAGCAGTGGAGTTTTGGTGCAACAGGTCATACAAGACAGTGCAGCACAAAA TGGAGGGATTAAGGAAGGTGACGTTATAGTTAAATTAAACGGACAGCCAGTCCAGACCACTGCGGACATCCACAAGGTGCTACGACGTGATCAGCCTCTCCTGCTTGAGATTCGTCGAGGCAATGATGATTTACTGTTCAACATAAACCCTCAAGTCATTGCACACTGA
- the htra3a gene encoding serine protease HTRA3 isoform X2 → MQLLLFAAAFLFTHDLTGAVRSDKCASRCDVSSCPSPRCPGGYVPDRCNCCLVCSPQEGDPCGRKNDLPCGDGLECKLLAVGRRRGSKGVCRCKMEHQVCGSDGKMYENVCKMTAASRKAQQKGRPGVSQAHKGPCSPSDAGLSLVRPGSPRYKFNFIADVVEKIAPAVVHIELFVRHHLFGHVRLSSGSGFIVTHSGMIVTNAHVVTTSYMAAGRPQLRVQLHDGDAYEAVIRDVDRKADIATIKVNPQKKLPVLSLGRSADLRPGEFVVAIGSPFALQNTVTTGIVSTAQRDGKELGIKDSDMDYIQTDAIINYGNSGGPLVNLDGDVIGINTLKVTAGISFAIPSDRISRFLTESQAKHSKGQGSEHEQHIEKARLQKKLTEEPQSDAELSEGKRRFLGIRMITVTKTLVADLKRQNPEFPDVSSGVLVQQVIQDSAAQNGGIKEGDVIVKLNGQPVQTTADIHKVLRRDQPLLLEIRRGNDDLLFNINPQVIAH, encoded by the exons ATGCAGCTGCTTTTATTCGCCGCGGCGTTTCTCTTTACGCACGACCTCACCGGAGCTGTGCGCTCTGACAAGTGCGCCTCCCGGTGCGATGTGAGCTCGTGTCCGAGCCCCAGGTGCCCTGGCGGGTACGTCCCGGACAGATGTAACTGCTGCCTGGTGTGTTCACCGCAGGAGGGAGACCCCTGTGGCCGTAAAAACGACCTGCCCTGCGGGGATGGCCTGGAGTGCAAGCTGCTCGCCGTGGGAAGGCGGCGAGGCTCCAAGGGGGTCTGCCGGTGTAAGATGGAGCATCAAGTGTGTGGAAGCGACGGGAAAATGTACGAGAACGTGTGTAAGATGACAGCAGCCAGCCGCAAAGCTCAACAGAAGGGGAGACCAGGAGTTAGCCAAGCGCACAAAGGACCCTGTTCACCTTCAGACGCAG GTCTTTCCCTGGTCCGTCCCGGCAGCCCTCGCTATAAGTTCAACTTCATTGCTGACGTGGTGGAGAAAATAGCACCTGCTGTTGTCCACATTGAACTATTCGTAAG acatcatctgTTTGGTCACGTTCGTCTCTCCAGTGGCTCTGGTTTTATTGTGACCCACTCAGGTATGATTGTGACCAATGCTCACGTGGTAACCACAAGTTACATGGCAGCAGGGAGGCCCCAGCTGCGCGTGCAGCTCCACGACGGCGACGCGTACGAGGCCGTGATCAGAGATGTAGACAGGAAGGCAGACATCGCCACAATCAAGGTCAATCCTCAG AAGAAGCTTCCTGTGCTGTCTCTGGGCCGTTCTGCTGATCTAAGACCAGGGGAGTTTGTGGTTGCTATTGGCAGTCCTTTCGCCCTGCAGAACACTGTCACCACCGGCATCGTCAGCACTGCTCAGAGAGACGGAAAGGAGTTGGGCATCAAGGACTCAGACATGGACTACATCCAGACTGATGCTATTATTAAC TATGGAAATTCTGGAGGACCTCTTGTTAACTTG GATGGCGACGTGATAGGCATCAACACTCTGAAAGTGACAGCAGGCATCTCCTTCGCCATACCCTCAGACAGAATCAGCCGCTTCCTCACAGAGTCACAGGCCAAACACAGCAAAGGTCAGGGCTCAGAGCATGAGCAGCACATAG AAAAGGCAagactgcaaaaaaaacttACAGAGGAACCACAGTCTGATGCAG agTTGTCTGAAGGAAAGAGACGTTTTTTAGGCATCAGGATGATCACTGTCACCAAAAC ACTCGTAGCAGACTTGAAACGTCAGAATCCAGAATTTCCTGACGTCAGCAGTGGAGTTTTGGTGCAACAGGTCATACAAGACAGTGCAGCACAAAA TGGAGGGATTAAGGAAGGTGACGTTATAGTTAAATTAAACGGACAGCCAGTCCAGACCACTGCGGACATCCACAAGGTGCTACGACGTGATCAGCCTCTCCTGCTTGAGATTCGTCGAGGCAATGATGATTTACTGTTCAACATAAACCCTCAAGTCATTGCACACTGA
- the htra3a gene encoding serine protease HTRA3 isoform X1 → MQLLLFAAAFLFTHDLTGAVRSDKCASRCDVSSCPSPRCPGGYVPDRCNCCLVCSPQEGDPCGRKNDLPCGDGLECKLLAVGRRRGSKGVCRCKMEHQVCGSDGKMYENVCKMTAASRKAQQKGRPGVSQAHKGPCSPSDAGLSLVRPGSPRYKFNFIADVVEKIAPAVVHIELFVRHHLFGHVRLSSGSGFIVTHSGMIVTNAHVVTTSYMAAGRPQLRVQLHDGDAYEAVIRDVDRKADIATIKVNPQQKKLPVLSLGRSADLRPGEFVVAIGSPFALQNTVTTGIVSTAQRDGKELGIKDSDMDYIQTDAIINYGNSGGPLVNLDGDVIGINTLKVTAGISFAIPSDRISRFLTESQAKHSKGQGSEHEQHIEKARLQKKLTEEPQSDAELSEGKRRFLGIRMITVTKTLVADLKRQNPEFPDVSSGVLVQQVIQDSAAQNGGIKEGDVIVKLNGQPVQTTADIHKVLRRDQPLLLEIRRGNDDLLFNINPQVIAH, encoded by the exons ATGCAGCTGCTTTTATTCGCCGCGGCGTTTCTCTTTACGCACGACCTCACCGGAGCTGTGCGCTCTGACAAGTGCGCCTCCCGGTGCGATGTGAGCTCGTGTCCGAGCCCCAGGTGCCCTGGCGGGTACGTCCCGGACAGATGTAACTGCTGCCTGGTGTGTTCACCGCAGGAGGGAGACCCCTGTGGCCGTAAAAACGACCTGCCCTGCGGGGATGGCCTGGAGTGCAAGCTGCTCGCCGTGGGAAGGCGGCGAGGCTCCAAGGGGGTCTGCCGGTGTAAGATGGAGCATCAAGTGTGTGGAAGCGACGGGAAAATGTACGAGAACGTGTGTAAGATGACAGCAGCCAGCCGCAAAGCTCAACAGAAGGGGAGACCAGGAGTTAGCCAAGCGCACAAAGGACCCTGTTCACCTTCAGACGCAG GTCTTTCCCTGGTCCGTCCCGGCAGCCCTCGCTATAAGTTCAACTTCATTGCTGACGTGGTGGAGAAAATAGCACCTGCTGTTGTCCACATTGAACTATTCGTAAG acatcatctgTTTGGTCACGTTCGTCTCTCCAGTGGCTCTGGTTTTATTGTGACCCACTCAGGTATGATTGTGACCAATGCTCACGTGGTAACCACAAGTTACATGGCAGCAGGGAGGCCCCAGCTGCGCGTGCAGCTCCACGACGGCGACGCGTACGAGGCCGTGATCAGAGATGTAGACAGGAAGGCAGACATCGCCACAATCAAGGTCAATCCTCAG CAGAAGAAGCTTCCTGTGCTGTCTCTGGGCCGTTCTGCTGATCTAAGACCAGGGGAGTTTGTGGTTGCTATTGGCAGTCCTTTCGCCCTGCAGAACACTGTCACCACCGGCATCGTCAGCACTGCTCAGAGAGACGGAAAGGAGTTGGGCATCAAGGACTCAGACATGGACTACATCCAGACTGATGCTATTATTAAC TATGGAAATTCTGGAGGACCTCTTGTTAACTTG GATGGCGACGTGATAGGCATCAACACTCTGAAAGTGACAGCAGGCATCTCCTTCGCCATACCCTCAGACAGAATCAGCCGCTTCCTCACAGAGTCACAGGCCAAACACAGCAAAGGTCAGGGCTCAGAGCATGAGCAGCACATAG AAAAGGCAagactgcaaaaaaaacttACAGAGGAACCACAGTCTGATGCAG agTTGTCTGAAGGAAAGAGACGTTTTTTAGGCATCAGGATGATCACTGTCACCAAAAC ACTCGTAGCAGACTTGAAACGTCAGAATCCAGAATTTCCTGACGTCAGCAGTGGAGTTTTGGTGCAACAGGTCATACAAGACAGTGCAGCACAAAA TGGAGGGATTAAGGAAGGTGACGTTATAGTTAAATTAAACGGACAGCCAGTCCAGACCACTGCGGACATCCACAAGGTGCTACGACGTGATCAGCCTCTCCTGCTTGAGATTCGTCGAGGCAATGATGATTTACTGTTCAACATAAACCCTCAAGTCATTGCACACTGA